TTACCTTGAGGGTTTTCCAAACGTTTCAGCATTTTTTCTTGTGATAAGACGTTAAGCATACAGGAATCACTCCTCCTAAATGTTAGTTATTTCTTCAAACGAGGGCATTCCAGCTTGTGCCCCAAATCTAGTCACAGACGTTGAAGCGACTTTAACCGCAAATTCTACTGAATCCATCATTGTTTCACCACTTGCATAAGCTACGCTAAATCCAGCATTAAAAGCGTCCCCAGCCCCAGTCGTATCAACGACTTGCACAATGGGTGCTTTCACAGTATGTAAGGAATTGTTACGTATAAAGGAGCTACCTTCCTTGCCTCGAGTAATAATAAGCTCCGCATTATATTCCTTATTCCAGAGAATCATCCTTTGCTGGAGATCAACGTTACGATCACAGAGACCTTCACTTAACAGGTCAAACTCTATTTCGTTAGGAGTAATAAAATCAGCATATTGCAAAATGTCTCTCGAGAGCTTTTGGGCAGGTGCTGGATTTAAAACAACAGGAACACCGGAAGCATGAGCAATTTGCATTGCTCGTTTAACGGAAGCAAGGGGAATTTCCAGTTGAACCAATAAAAGATCTGCTTTGCCTATTAGTTGCTCATAGTCATCCACCCATTCAGGTGTACATTGCTCATTGGCTCCTGCTACGATCACAATACAGTTATCCTCAGAGGTGTGGAGAACATTAGCCACCCCTGTAGGTACATTAAGTACCTGCTTAATCTTGTCTGTTAAGATCCCCTCAGCCTTCAAGCCATCTAAAATTTGGGCACCAAATCCATCTTTTCCAACAGCTCCAATCAAGGTAACCTTTGCACCAAGTCGCGCGCATCCTACTGCCTGGTTTGCCCCCTTTCCTCCGGAAATTGTATGAAATGTTGAACCCGGTATTGTTTCACCCATTATTGGCATTCGATGCATTGAGACAACAAGGTCCATATTTAAACTACCGACAACGACTATATGAGGTTGTTTCACAGTTATTCCTTCCCTTCGACAATGTAAATCCCAACAGCATTGAAATCCCCATTCATTTATTATACGATTTGGATATTAACAGTATCTAATCTCCAACCCATATATTAATATAGCTAAAAATACCAATGATTAATTCTATAATTCGGCTAACTTTTTATATGATTTGGCTATTTTCACAACATAAGGGGGGCAAAGAATGATAAGTAACCTTGACTTTTTTTATCATACTAAACGGCTTGCTGAAACTTATATTGCCATGCATCAACATACTTGTTATGAATTAGTTTATTACCAATCTGGCACAGGCACGACACGCCTAGCGGATATCGACTATCGGTACGATCCACACGCATTTACACTCATTCGCCCCGGCACTTGGCATGACGAGCGTCATGCAGTAGAAACAGAAGTGCTTTTTATCGGATTTCATATTCATAATCCATCATTTCAATTAAGTGACGGAATGCTTGTAGATACCCCAGATTACAAGATTAATAGGCTGTTACAGACCATACTCTTTGAATTTCAAAACAAGAAGGCTCACTACCACTTGCAGCTAGATTTGCTTCTTAGTACTTTGATAATTGAACTGAAACGATTACAACACTTATCAGAGTCAACCGGGAAAGATGATAAGCTAATCTATGTTCGCAATTATATCAATGAACATTTTAATCAAAAGTTACATTTAGAAACTCTTGCTTCTATGGCGGATTATAGCTACGATCGATTTCGTCATTTATTTAAAGAAACTTATGGTGTTTCTCCAGGAGAATATATATTGAGTAAACGGATTAAACATGCGATTGAACTTCTCCGTCATACAAATATATCCATAACCTCAATTGCTTCAGAGTGTGGATTTTCTACGGACGCTCAATTCTGCACTTTATTTAAACGAGAGATTGGTGAGACTCCCCGTGCATATCGCATTCTCAGATCCGTCATTACATGAATGCTTCTAATAAGAAATGGAATAAAAATACAACTCTTTGGAAATCTTAAACTGGACATATGGAAGTTAGGAGAAAAGAGAATGAAGTCTTTCGAATACGGGGATAAAGAAATCAGCGGCCTGGATATAACCATTACAATGACATCGATGATTATTGGAATCGGCATCTTGACATTGCCAAGCGAGCTGGCCAAAACAGTAAACGCTTCGGATGCCTGGATGTCAATGCTTGCCGCGGGTTTACTGGCCATTGGAATCGCTTGGACAATAACCAAAATCGCCACAAATTTCAGCCAGCAAGGGTATTACGCTTATGCCTCTGCAGCAGTGACGAAACCAGTTGCATTCATTGCTGTGTTTGCGCTGTTCCTGCACTTCCTTTCCTATTGCGCATATGAAGCCAGGGCAATCTCCGATATTGCCAAACAATATTTATTTGAAACGACACCAATGGAAATTATCTCCTTTAGCTACCTTATGGTGATTGTATATGCCGTCTCCGGAAGCCGTGCTGGACTAATCCGATTAAATATCTTATTTATCCCGATTGTGATAGTTGTCACCCTAGCCGTCCTGTTGCTAAGTCTAAGCGTATTTGATACCAAAGAATTAAAACCGTTTTTTACGACTGATTGGAAATCGTTAGCGTCAGCCATGAAATCGACCACTTTTTCACTCTTAGGTTTTGAAGTGATCCTATTTTATATCACAATGATGAATTGTCCCCAAAAGGCTCCGAAAGCTGTCGTCATTGGCGTATTTTTACCAGTCGTTGGCTATACCGTCATTTATCTGACTTGTGTCGGGGTATTCTCACAAATGGCACTTATGGAAATAACATATCCTGTCGTCGAACTTGCGAAAGAAGTTTATATTCCGGGTGAATTTTTCGAACGTCTTGAATCGATTTTCTTTACCATTTGGATAATGGCTGCATTTACAACGACTGTAATGGCCTATGATTGCACGATTTATGCACTGCAATCTTTATTTACTAAGCCTAAACATAAAACGTGGGTATTCGTTCTTAGCCCTATCATATATTTAATGAGTATGCTTCCAAAAAACATGTCTGATTTCAGTAAGATGGGACCCATCATCAGTTATTTCGGTATTGTTGTTAGTATGTTGTTCCCTATGTTGATTCATATAGTGGCCAAGCTTCGAGGAGTAAAGAGCGATGTTTCCTAGAATGATGTTAAAAGACTGCCCCCTAAGTAGATCTAGCTACTTTGGGAACAGCCTCTTATCCAACATTTATTGACTTCCGTTGCTTTTCTGCGCCTTAGCTTTCAACAAAACCGTCACAGCCTCGGCTCTTGTTGCCCGATCTTGCGGCGCGAATTGCCCAGCGTCCTTGCCTTGCATGATCCCCGCTTGCTGAACGGCAGCAACACTGCTTTTTGCCCATAATGGAATGTCTGTATCATCTGCAAAATGAGTTGCTGCATTCGCACCGACTGGCTTACCTAGAGCGCCTGCAATCACCACGGCCATCTCTGCACGAGTAATCTCAGCGTTCGGACGGAAGCTGCCATCGTCATAACCGTTCATCCAACCTTCTCGCACTGCGAGCGAGATCGCTATCTGTGCCCAAGCCCCTATATCCGCGCCATCAGTGAAATTCAGCTTCGCGCCTTCCCCTTGCGGTTTCAGCGTGTTCATCAGCATGACGGCAAATTCCGCGCGCGTCACAATACGATTCGGCTTGAACGTACCATCCGGGTAACCCGAAACGATGCCATCTTCTACGGCTTGCTTAATCCCTGCCTCTCCCCAGTGTCCAGCTATATCATTAAAATTCGTTGCTGCAACAGCCGCTTGGCCCACTGCAAATACCGCATATTTCGTAAAATGGTTCACAGTTACGGTGATTTGATCCCCATTGATCGTACCTCCAGGAACTTCCACCCACACTTTGCGGACTTCGTCATAATAAAATACCGCTGCTGTTTGGCCGCCTTGCAAACTAGCTTTGTCGAAAGTGAAGGTCAGCGTAATCGGCTTACTGAAATTCTCCGTAAAGTTTTTCAAAATTTCGAAGATCGGGCTCGCTAGAACTTCTTTATCCGTGACTAGCTGTTGTGCATTCAATACTTTGTTTATCGTAATCTTGAGCTCTTTGGCAGAAGCATCCGCCGGGATCGAGATCACAACCTCTTGGTTCAAACTAACTTTGCCCGTTTGACCAACCGCCAACGTCAAATTCCCATCTGTAGAGGTAACAGTCGTATCAGTTGGCGGCGTTGTATGGCTGTCAACTGGGACAACGACGGGTGGCACAACCGGTGCACGGTTCACGGTCAATTGATACGTATTCGTCGCCAAACCATCTTCCGCTGTTACCTGAATGTTGATCACATTAGCTCCCACATTTAAGCTAGGTACGGTATAGACGTATACATTGCCCGTTACAGAAGTAGAATGGTAAGTCACCCCCGTAACCGTCAGTGTTTGGTTGGGATTCGCTTTGGTAACGGTCCAAAGAAGACTTGTAACCGTGCTCGCCACATCTACACGATAAGCAAGTTCAGCCGGCTCGAACGTTAAAGTGCCTTGATCAACAGTCAGTCCCGACAGCAAGGCTTCGTTGCTGGTCCTTGTGACATGGATCTTGTAGGTTTTCGTGGTCGTGCCATCCAGTGCGGTTACTTTTACGATAATGGTATTCGTACCTACATGCAATGGAATCGCTGCGCTCAGCTCTCCACTTGCAACAATCGCTCCGTTTACTTCCACGCTCGCCTTCCCATCTGCCGCCGTTGGTGTAACGGATAGATTCGCGATGCTGTTCGGTACGCTCAGCGTATAGCTCGTTACTGCCGCGTCTAATGTTTCGTTCCATGCTCCGCTGCTTACACGCAAGCCGCTCAAATCGGCGCTATTGCTTGCTGTTTCTGCAGCTACAATCAGCGTGAATGCTTTACTCTCGCTTGCTGCGCCTTTGCTGATCGTCGCCGTTAACGTTACCGTCGTATTGCCCGCTCCATATGAAGGACGTGATACCCTACCAGATGCTGCGTTAATTGCGGTATGGTTGGATGCCCACACAACTGTCGTTCCGTTTATTCCTGTTGCTGGCAAGCCTACTGCTTGCGTTACACTCGCTGCCCGATCGCTGCCGCCATACGTAATGGCCAGCGCCTGAATTGCAGCGGTTACCGCTTGTGTATCCGTCTGCTCTACGATTACACGAGTTGGTAAACTTTCATTCAACCTTACATCCGTTGCCGTAATCGTAAGCTGCGTACCTGCTGCTTGAGCTGTAATCGGTACGGAGTAAGCTCCACCTGCTGGTGCTAGGCCAGTTCCAAGTAAACTTGCCCCCGCTTTCACCTTTACCGTGGAACCAGGCTCTGCTGAACCTGTTACGAAAGTATCTTCCATATTCACTGTGTTCACTAAAGGTGCTGTTGGTGCTGTTTCATCGGCTATTACCGTAACAATCGCTGTTAAGCTGACATTGTTTGCTGTATGTTTGGCGATTATCGTAAGCGTCTTACCTACGGTTTGAACGGCAATTGGTATGGAGAATGTACCATCTGTCACGACAGCTGTTCCCAATAAGCCTGTACCTGCACTTACCGTTACCCTGGAGCCAGCTTCGGCTGTCCCCGTAATGGCAGTATCAGTAGCAGCTACCGCATTTACTTCCAACGGCATTGTTAAAGGGGAGGAGACCGATGTATTGATGGGCTGGCCAATGCTGTCCTTGAATGCCCCAGCAGCAATCTGTAAGGTGTTGCCCGATCCAACCAAGGCATCCTTAAAGTTAATTTCAAGTGTACTCGTGTTAGCCGTAGATGATAGGATCTCAACTGTATCCTCTGCACCTAGCGCTGTGTAGGCTGCCTGGCCTGCTCTTTTAACCGTAATCTTACTCTTCAACTCATCTAAAGTACCCGCCTGTATAGCATACATATGAAAGGTAACCGTCACTTTATTATGGCGTACGGTTATGCTTGAATTCACTGCACTATCCAGCTGTACTGCGCGGTAGTAACACCTCTTATAGGTATTTGGTGCAGGATCCATATCACCGAACGCATCCCCACTACATCCGATACCACTGGTAACGACTTTAGACAAATAGCCATAATTAGCTGGTACAGCAGGTGCGCCGATTCCCCAGTATCTCACTTCTTTCGTTCCAGTAAATATACAATTCCCGTTCTCTGCTGCACAATCTGTCCAAACAAAAGTATTATCTGGTGCAGTGGGCAGCAATGTTAAAGGGGATGTAATCGTGATGTTAATCGACAAGCCATTGCTATCCTTGAACGCCCCAGGAGCTATCTGCAGCGTATTTCCTGAACCAACTAACGTGTCTTTGAAGTTAATTTCAAGCGTACTCGAGTCTGCTGTCGATGTTAGATTCGCAACCGTATCTTCAGTACCTAGCGCTGTATAGGTCGAGGCACCTGTTTTTTTAACCGTAATTTTACTCTTCAAATCTGCTAAAGATCCAGCCTGAATGGCATACGTATTAAATGTAAAAGTAACTTTGGTATTGAGTCCGCTTACCACTGTCTTTACGTTATTATCAAGCTGTATATCACGGTAAAAACACCTTTTCGTCGTGCCAAATGCAGGATCAACATTACCGAAAGCAGCCTTTGAACAGGCTGTAACATCCGTAATAACTAGGGATCTAAAGCCGTAATTAGCGGGTACTGCAGGTGTACCTATTCCCCAATATCTCACTTCTTTCTTACCGGTAAAGATACAAGATTTGCCTTCTTCCGCACAATATGTCCAACCCAAGCTGCCGTCTGGCGCCGCGGGTAACAAAGTGAGAGCGGACGTCACTGGTATGTCGATGGGTTGGCCATTGCTATCCTTAAAGGTTCCCGAAGCGATTTGTATCACATTGTCTGAACCCACTAACGGATCTTTAAAAATAAATTCAAGCGTACTTAACATAGCCGTAGCTGTTGGGTTGGCAACTGTATCTTCTGCACCTAACGCTTTATAGGCGGCTTCACCTGTTCGTTTAACTGTAATCTTGCTCTTCAATTCATCTAAAGTGCCAGCCTGTATGGCATACGTATTAAATGTTATCTTCACTTTATTATTGATCCCGCTAACGACGCTCTTTACTGCACTATCCAACTGAACGTCACGGTAGTAACATTTTTTGGACGTTCCAGGTGCTGGATCGATACTGCCGAAAGCCGCAATGGAACACGGCGTATAACTCGTAATGATTTGAGAGCTAAAGCCATAATTAGCTGGTATAGCAGGAGTGCCTATTCCCCAGTATCTCACTTCTTTCGTCCCCACAAAGCTGCAATTACCGCCATCCGCAGCACAATTCGTCCAACCCCCGCTGCCGTCCGGACCAAGACCTAACAATGTTAATGAAGACGTAATCGCTATGTCGATGAGCTGGCCATTACTGTCCTTGAATGCCCCAGGTGCTATCTGTATCGTATTCCCTGAACCAACTAGCGTGTCCTTGAAGGTAATTTCCAGCGTACTCAACGCAGCCGTAGATACTTTATTGGCAACGACATCTTCTGGACTTAGCGCAGCAAAGATCGTGTCACCTGTTTTTTTAACAGTGATGTGATTCTTTAAATCTTCTAAAGTGCCAGCCTGTATGGCATACGTAGAAAATGTGAATGTCACTTTATTGTTATGACCGCTAACGACGGTCGACACGTTATAATCCAACTGGACATCCCGGTAGTAACACGCTTTAAATGTTCCATTGGCCGGATCAGTATTACCGAAGGCAGCCATTGTACACGCCGTACCTCCCGAAATGACTCTGGACCGATAACCATAATTAGGTGCTGGCGTACCTATTCCCCAATATCTCACTTCTTTCAGCCCTGCAAAACTGCAATTCTCGCCATCCG
Above is a genomic segment from Paenibacillus sp. HWE-109 containing:
- a CDS encoding GerAB/ArcD/ProY family transporter; this encodes MKSFEYGDKEISGLDITITMTSMIIGIGILTLPSELAKTVNASDAWMSMLAAGLLAIGIAWTITKIATNFSQQGYYAYASAAVTKPVAFIAVFALFLHFLSYCAYEARAISDIAKQYLFETTPMEIISFSYLMVIVYAVSGSRAGLIRLNILFIPIVIVVTLAVLLLSLSVFDTKELKPFFTTDWKSLASAMKSTTFSLLGFEVILFYITMMNCPQKAPKAVVIGVFLPVVGYTVIYLTCVGVFSQMALMEITYPVVELAKEVYIPGEFFERLESIFFTIWIMAAFTTTVMAYDCTIYALQSLFTKPKHKTWVFVLSPIIYLMSMLPKNMSDFSKMGPIISYFGIVVSMLFPMLIHIVAKLRGVKSDVS
- a CDS encoding S-layer homology domain-containing protein, with product MVTRVLLKRVAIRLLLGLMLVSSMPFSSLFTLPAIANGPEGSDGWTECAAEGAACTFSGTKEVRLWGIGAPAIPANYGFTSHLLTGGTLCTIAAFGYSDPAPGTRKKCYYRDVQLDSKVTSMASEHDKKVTFTFHVYAIQAGTLDDLKSKITVKKTGETAYSALGTQDTVANPTSTATSSTVEINFKDALVGSENAIQIAPGAFKDSNGDPIEIPVTSSVVGEAPDGSLGWTNCSALYGFCNFTGTKEVRLWGTGAPAIPADYDFVARIVTDSAYCSVSAFGGIDPAFGTVERCYYRDVQLDSAVTTTISGPNNKVTLTFHTYAKQTGTLDDLKRKITVKKTGEAAYTALGAEDTVANLTSTAASSTLVIKFKDTLVGPENTVQIAPGAFKDSNGQPINLPVTVSITSLPTGPDGSPGWTDCSDEGGNCSFRGTKEVRLWGIGPNYGFITHIFRNITDSPRCQTYFIGNYDPAPGSPKRCYYRDVQLDSAMTTVVSGLNNKVTFTFNMYAVQAGTIEDLKRKILVKRTGDSAYSALGAEDTVANPTSTAISSTLEINFKDPLVGSGNAIQIAPEAFKDTNGELIDLLVSTALKEPVAIDAAPDGSLGWTFCAVENGNCSFAGRKEVRFWAIDQPDKFQSIVSTNDTACTLASFSNRDPASASAKRCYYRDVQLDNNVMTVISGSNTKVKVTFNTYAIQVGTLEDFKSKISIKKTGDSAYTALDTEDTLENVSSTATSSTFEIKFKNALVGPENAIRIGSNAFKDSNGQLIDIAVNSNVVGVIPDGSPGWTYCAADGENCSFAGLKEVRYWGIGTPAPNYGYRSRVISGGTACTMAAFGNTDPANGTFKACYYRDVQLDYNVSTVVSGHNNKVTFTFSTYAIQAGTLEDLKNHITVKKTGDTIFAALSPEDVVANKVSTAALSTLEITFKDTLVGSGNTIQIAPGAFKDSNGQLIDIAITSSLTLLGLGPDGSGGWTNCAADGGNCSFVGTKEVRYWGIGTPAIPANYGFSSQIITSYTPCSIAAFGSIDPAPGTSKKCYYRDVQLDSAVKSVVSGINNKVKITFNTYAIQAGTLDELKSKITVKRTGEAAYKALGAEDTVANPTATAMLSTLEFIFKDPLVGSDNVIQIASGTFKDSNGQPIDIPVTSALTLLPAAPDGSLGWTYCAEEGKSCIFTGKKEVRYWGIGTPAVPANYGFRSLVITDVTACSKAAFGNVDPAFGTTKRCFYRDIQLDNNVKTVVSGLNTKVTFTFNTYAIQAGSLADLKSKITVKKTGASTYTALGTEDTVANLTSTADSSTLEINFKDTLVGSGNTLQIAPGAFKDSNGLSINITITSPLTLLPTAPDNTFVWTDCAAENGNCIFTGTKEVRYWGIGAPAVPANYGYLSKVVTSGIGCSGDAFGDMDPAPNTYKRCYYRAVQLDSAVNSSITVRHNKVTVTFHMYAIQAGTLDELKSKITVKRAGQAAYTALGAEDTVEILSSTANTSTLEINFKDALVGSGNTLQIAAGAFKDSIGQPINTSVSSPLTMPLEVNAVAATDTAITGTAEAGSRVTVSAGTGLLGTAVVTDGTFSIPIAVQTVGKTLTIIAKHTANNVSLTAIVTVIADETAPTAPLVNTVNMEDTFVTGSAEPGSTVKVKAGASLLGTGLAPAGGAYSVPITAQAAGTQLTITATDVRLNESLPTRVIVEQTDTQAVTAAIQALAITYGGSDRAASVTQAVGLPATGINGTTVVWASNHTAINAASGRVSRPSYGAGNTTVTLTATISKGAASESKAFTLIVAAETASNSADLSGLRVSSGAWNETLDAAVTSYTLSVPNSIANLSVTPTAADGKASVEVNGAIVASGELSAAIPLHVGTNTIIVKVTALDGTTTKTYKIHVTRTSNEALLSGLTVDQGTLTFEPAELAYRVDVASTVTSLLWTVTKANPNQTLTVTGVTYHSTSVTGNVYVYTVPSLNVGANVINIQVTAEDGLATNTYQLTVNRAPVVPPVVVPVDSHTTPPTDTTVTSTDGNLTLAVGQTGKVSLNQEVVISIPADASAKELKITINKVLNAQQLVTDKEVLASPIFEILKNFTENFSKPITLTFTFDKASLQGGQTAAVFYYDEVRKVWVEVPGGTINGDQITVTVNHFTKYAVFAVGQAAVAATNFNDIAGHWGEAGIKQAVEDGIVSGYPDGTFKPNRIVTRAEFAVMLMNTLKPQGEGAKLNFTDGADIGAWAQIAISLAVREGWMNGYDDGSFRPNAEITRAEMAVVIAGALGKPVGANAATHFADDTDIPLWAKSSVAAVQQAGIMQGKDAGQFAPQDRATRAEAVTVLLKAKAQKSNGSQ
- a CDS encoding helix-turn-helix transcriptional regulator, with the translated sequence MISNLDFFYHTKRLAETYIAMHQHTCYELVYYQSGTGTTRLADIDYRYDPHAFTLIRPGTWHDERHAVETEVLFIGFHIHNPSFQLSDGMLVDTPDYKINRLLQTILFEFQNKKAHYHLQLDLLLSTLIIELKRLQHLSESTGKDDKLIYVRNYINEHFNQKLHLETLASMADYSYDRFRHLFKETYGVSPGEYILSKRIKHAIELLRHTNISITSIASECGFSTDAQFCTLFKREIGETPRAYRILRSVIT
- the rbsK gene encoding ribokinase; this translates as MKQPHIVVVGSLNMDLVVSMHRMPIMGETIPGSTFHTISGGKGANQAVGCARLGAKVTLIGAVGKDGFGAQILDGLKAEGILTDKIKQVLNVPTGVANVLHTSEDNCIVIVAGANEQCTPEWVDDYEQLIGKADLLLVQLEIPLASVKRAMQIAHASGVPVVLNPAPAQKLSRDILQYADFITPNEIEFDLLSEGLCDRNVDLQQRMILWNKEYNAELIITRGKEGSSFIRNNSLHTVKAPIVQVVDTTGAGDAFNAGFSVAYASGETMMDSVEFAVKVASTSVTRFGAQAGMPSFEEITNI